Below is a genomic region from Acomys russatus chromosome 3, mAcoRus1.1, whole genome shotgun sequence.
TTCATTCTCCAAGTGTCACGTCAGCGTCACCTTTCTCAGAAAGGCCTCCTCTAACACCCAGCTGGCTCAAGGCTTCCCACCCAGCGGCCCCATCACACCTTTAGGTTTCTCATGGCACTAACCACTGGGCTGTAGGTTTCTGAATCTCTCCCTGTCTAGACCTTTTGTAGAGCTTGGCCCACTAGAACAGTACAAGAGAGATCCAGCACTTGGCAATCAGAGacaaggacctctgtgagtttgaggccatcctagttCACGTGAGTTCtcagcagccagggctgcactgaAACTCTGTCTAAAGTGAATacgaaataaaaatatataagctgGGAAAAGCTCTAGTTTTGGGTCCTGACATGCTCCTCCTTCTTATGCTCGTCTTGCCAAGTGGCTCCCTGGGCTCAGGCTATCTGGAAAGGCCTGGGACACAGCATGGACAGGGGAAGCACAGGCCGCACACACCTACCTCTTGAAGTACTCCACCTCTCGGTCTGTCTCATCCATCTCCACCCCATCCAAGTCCTTGGGCAGGAACACATCGTCTAGGAAGACACAGCCAGGAGGGCTCAGTGCCCATGGCCAGGCCTCTGGGGTCATGCTGGGGGCAGTGCTGCCCACACACGGGGACTGCCCTCCACCCCGTGgcttggctggggtgggggttcaGCCACTTGGTTCCTGGTGCACTCACCCAAGGAGGAGGCTGACTTCTCCTGCTTGTTGCGGCTCCGGCGGCTGCGGCCCTTGCCCTGGGACAGgctctgtggccttgctgggcctGGGGTCTGCACAGGTTCCTGCTCCAGAGTCCGTGCCTTGGCTTCGCCTGCCCAGTTCTGCCAGTAACTATCCTTCTTATCAACTGTGGGGCTGTCAGCCCAACTTGGTCCTGGCTGGCTGCCCCGGCTACCCTCTCCAGGTTCTACACAACTGCCCACTTTGACAGGCTCTGGGCCCTTGCCTGGCTGCTTGGTGCTAGATATCTGGCTCTTGGCAGCGGGAGCCTCTGGGTCAGCTGGAGGCCAGGAGGCTGGACTTGCCTCACTCTTCTTTGCTTGACTTCCctgtctcttgctctttcttGGCTTCCCACCTGTGGCCACAGGCTCAGACAGCTCCTGTTTGCAACTGGGAACTTCTTTTGAACTTTCCTCAGAGCTAGGGTTGCCTGGCTTGGGTGTCTTGACCCAGATCACCCTGGACAGGTTGGGCACAGTGTTGAGTCTTCTGACCAGCCCATTCTCAGGGGTACCAGGAGAGGGGCCTCTCACCTCTGTCCATGGTGGGCGAGGGTCTCTCCTTTCTGCCCATGGTGGAACTGGCTCACTTGGAACTTGTAATGTGTGGCTCTGAGGGGAACCCAAAGTCAAAGGGGACAGGTCAAGGTTGATGTCAGGTTGTTGCTCAGAGTCGTTGAGGTCTGAAGGGGTTAGAGTCTGGGGGTGAGCTTCCATAGTCCCCTCCTTAAAGCCACCGCTATCCATGCTGAGCTCACACATGCTGAAACTGGCACAGAGGGAGTCTTTGACAGTGCTCTTGATCTCCTGCAAGCGGCTGCTCAGGAAGCTATTGACACGGTCCAGCTCCTGGTCCGGCCATTCTAGAAGCCTCTCCCTGGCAGGCCTTGGCTCCTGGCTTCCAGAGACACGATTCACCTGCGTCACAGCATCTGCTGCCAACCGGGCCTTCTCTTTTTCCTGTCAATAGAAGAGGCAGTTTCAGTAGAGGTCTGCTATCAACCAGGGACAATGTGACACCTGACACATCAGCCTGGGACCTAGCCTTGCCACTCCTGTAGGCAGAGACTTGCGATCTTCACTTATTCCTCAGCCCTGCAGGAATGAGGGGATGATGAAACCAGAAAGATAACAAGTCTTGGGGGCAGAAGTACAAATAAGTTCCTAAGGGTAGCTTCTGATGGTTTATTCATCATGAGCCTGTGTCAGTTCTAGGGCCTGTGAACAAAGGGGGCTGCATGGCAATGGAGAGGCAGTCTGGAGGTGGCAGGGAGATGGATTGCCATCATTATGTGGTCTTAAAGAAGATATAGGAGCTAAGACATTGTGTGTGGCTAGCATGTAAGCGATCGCCTGACACGGTGCTACTGAAGAGGGGCATGTCTTAGAAAGGTGTCTCACTGTTTACCCGGCTCCACACATCCAAGTCCACATCTAAAGAGAAGGCCCTAAGTCCAGGTGGAGCCTGGCAGGTCCCAAGAGGTTGGGTCCTGTAAATCATTTTGACAGACTTGAATCAGGAGAATGGAAATCCGACTGCGGGCAGAGTTATCCACACTTCTCTGCCTAAACCCAAGGTACCAGGAGGCTAACAAAGCCTTTACAGGGAGCTAGGTGTCAGGTGGGAAGAGCACCACCTCACGTGCTTACAGGTGACTTGCAAATTGAGGGGGAGACAGTGGAAAACTAATCTGGGGGAAGAAGACTTGCCATCATCTCAGAATCAACCTAAAGAAAGGGCTCTTCTTTCTGCcccaagcaggcaggcatgtatTCTCTTGTCTCTTCTGAACACTGACTacacacctgacctcagccttccTTAAAGCCCCTTGGACAAATCACATACTCTCTCTGAACCCTAGCTTCCAAATTTgtaattcaaaagaaaaagctGCTCTGAGGACGGTTGCAAGGGTTGGTACCAAGTATCCTTCTCCCTATGCCAGGACTGTGCCTACTTAGGTAAGTGGCAGTACGGCCTTGAGAAGTATCTAGAGGTGTAATGGGGCATTTGGAGACTGTAGGGatggtctctccctctctccctgaaCCCATACAGCCTGGCTAGGAAGTTTTTACTCATAAATGTTTGATGTATGTCCAGAAAGTCTGAAAAATACTGGTGTGGACAGCACCTCCTTGTTACAAACATTGCCAATGGAGGGAGAAAGCACAGAAATACATAGCGGCTACATGCCCAAACTGGACTCCTTGCAGCAAGTTGTCTTTTAACCCTCACCATGCCATCATTGCATCAAAATGCctactttacagatgaggaactCCAGCTTTGGCAAGAATACAAAATCGGCTCAATGTTAGGTGGCTACTAAGTGGCAAAATTAGGACAAGGCACCAGGGGTGATTCATAAGTTCCAGAACTTTTAGGTCCATTTTCTCACTGTGAGGCAGTGGGCTAAGCTTTGGGAGTACAACTGGGCACAAaacatggcctctgcttcccatcttCAGTCAGCCAgggaaaaaagacataaaatagaCTACTTAATTCAGAGTGACAGTGTCAAGTGCTACAAGGCAGAATGTACAAGGTACTTTTAACCCAGCTGGACCATCTGAGAGTGTTCCTGGAGGGGCACTGAAGGGTGAGTAGAATtactctggggaaaaaaatgacataagCACATTCTAGGTAGAAGAAATAAGTGTAAAATCAGGGAAAGCAGGAACACACATCATTAGAAGCAAAACCACACAGAGGTACAACTGGAGCCTGGAGTTCTGTTCTGCAATTGTTTTTGCCAGGGGAGGTGTGGTGTGGAGGGACCTTGGGAGACAGGATGGCAGGTTAGAAAGTAAGGCTgagatgaggctgagaagctagGCAGCAGCTAGATCCTAGGGAGTCTGCAGCTGTGCAGAAGTCTGGGCATGAGCCTGAAGCAACCAATGTTTACCAAGCGAAGGCTTTAAACATAACTGCTGTGGCTGGGGAAAAGTGAGCTGGTTTGAGTGGGGGCTGAGGAAGTTTATCATAGACAGGGACTTTTGGTGTTAAGATGAAATGACACGTGTCCAGAAGATGTCTCCAACCACTGCAGCTGCCACTGTGGCCCCCACGAACTGAGCATTCCTATGTGCCAGGCACTCTACTCAACTTTCTGTGCATCATTTCATTTCATCCTTGCAACAATTTATAACTTAGGTTTctgttattcttattttatagatGGAAAAAGTGAGGCTTAGAGATTAACTGATTTGCCCAAGGTCATACAGCGAGTGTGATCAAGCTACGCTTCAAACTGAAGTCCAATTCCAAGGCTCACTGCGTTCAGTCACAATGACAGTGCCCACGGCTTGAGGCCAAGCAACAGGGTGGAGTGGTCCCCTTTACTAACAGAtaatggagaagaaaaggcaggcCTCTCTTGTAATGTACTGAGTCTGAGGTATCTGCAGGATGGCCCCCCCCAAAAGGATCAATAGTTATCAGGGATGCCAAAGTACAGGGTAAAAATACCATCTAGATGGCATCTCTTCCTAGAGAGATGCGTTCCACAGAGTCTAGGTGAGGGACAGGAACtcacaaaggagacagaaagaggtcAGAGAGACAGCTGAGAAATATAAAGGAGATGGTGACTCTACTGCTTTCTAGGCCCTGCTTGCCTGAAAGCTGAGGAGCCAAAGATAAGGTTTAAAGGGGAGCATATATGTCAAGGTTCATTAGTGGACAATAATGACGGGCACATATCCAAGACATGACTTGGATTTGGTAATAAAGTAGTGACTGATGGGGGGGGACAACATTCTTTGGTCAGGTGAAAAGTGGAGTGAGAATAGAACATAGGTGTAAGGCTTTACGTGTATGAGGGAAACAAGCCGGGGAGGCAGGAGAGGCTCCAGCTTCCAGGAACTGACTGTCTTTGAAATTCACCAGTGGCACAATGACAGGTGATGGCAGCCAGACCAGAAGAGTCTGCGTTTGAGCCTGAGGCAATCAATGCTTACCAACTGAAGGCCTTGAAAATAAGCGCAGGCAGCCTGGGCTGGGGAAGCAAGGAAGGACTgtgtgggctggggtgggagaaGGACAACCCTTCCTTTGGATGAAAGGTATGTCCCATGGcgttttctttgttgaaaatgtaAGTGAACTTATTTGCTGAAAAACaagggagggcagaagagagtcTCAAGGCTGGAGAGTCAGAGGTCTGACAAAGGCCATGTGAATGGGCATGACAGACTAGCCAGAAAGTAAGAGAATTCGAGCAAGTGGGGAAGCACCCAGCTGAGTGCTATCTTCGGTACAGAAGAGATAGTATAGGATGGAGCAGAGATGCACTTTTTCAAGCAGATGTGACAGAAAGGTGACAGGCAGGGAACTGAAGAGTACTGGTAAGAGTGACTGAACGATGGGTCAATCCACTTGCTCTTTTACTAATAGTTACTAACACAAGTGAGTGAGTGCTAGATTAgcctgggaagaggagaaagggccaGATGACAACATTCTGTAGACAAAGAATGGTCATAAGGTTGCAGACAACACAGGCAGGGGTATATATTCAAAGGATCAAGGATTAGTGcctaaaagcaagaaaagaaagtaatggTCTGAAAGTGGGATGAGGGGCCAGGAAGATCCCCCCTTTTAACCCATCTCCCAAGGTGGCAGAGAATAAGCCTACTGGGGAATCTGGACTTTTGAAGCTAGTCACACCGGCTATGACCAGTGGGTAGAATGACCTCAGAGAGGAGGCTGCCATCCAAATGGATAATGACAGTAGTCTCTATCTAACACTGAGACCATCTGTGTATGTTTGTCCCCGCCACAAGGCTGGGTCTGGTAGACAGTGACTGCACAGGGAGCTTTGGGATCAGAAGGGTGATGAATGGAAGGCTAGAGAGATGCAGCAGAAGCACAGCAGGAGACTTCCCTGAGTGTCTGTAAAGGAGGAGACATCTGAACTGAGCCCTGGAGTGAGTCTTTCAGGAAGGGTGCACAGGGTTACAAAAAGCACAGCAGACCTGGAACTGCTGAGCATGCACTCTGGGGAGTGTTCCGAGGCCAGAGACACTGCAGCCTGCTCCACACACCTGGAGGGCAGCTCTGGGTGGGAGCAACGCAAGGTTGACCATTCTCTGAAGGTACCACCAGGACCTTTCAGTTAACTACTTGAGGCTGCAGAAGGATCTTGGTTGTCCTTGAGCTGGAAAGATGGAGACTTACTTCTGTCTTCCAGAGCCCTAGGGCTGCTTGACCACCCAAGAACTGGGACTAGCTGGCTGTCAAACCAAATCTCAGATGGTGGCTCCTGTGTGTGGCACTGAGCAGACGCAGCTGAGGGTAGGCAGACGAAGAAGTAATGAAGCCCCAGGACTCATCTAGCAGTCGGGCCATCCAGGAATAGCtccctgggtttaatcctcagTGCTGAGGACTGTTCATTCCCATGGCTTCGATTACATCTCTGCGTTGGCGACTCCTAGTCTCACACCTCCACTTGCACTTGAATGTCTCACAGGAACCTCAACTGCATCCAGTCTTCTGCAGCTGCTGTGCTGCAACTGCTGCAACAAGCATCGTCAGCATATTGGCTGCCACCTGGGAACACTCCTGCCATGCTGTCATTAGAGTGCCAAAGCCTGCCACTTCTGCTGCCTTCAAATCTCTCTCTAGTCATCTCCCCCCTTGATCTTGTCTTTTCCTACCTGCAGCATCAAACTCaaagttttctttcctctatatTCCAATCTGGCTTCTGCATCACCACATTGCAATCAAAATACAGATGGGACCACGTCAACCTTCCGGGGACACCGCTCATCTGGAGGTGGGTCAAAGTTCATCTCCAGCAGGGCCTCTGAGGCTCTCCTCTGCTTCCACTACCTGCCCTATTTCTCTGCTGTTTTCAGCTTTGTCTTTACCATATTGCTGTGCTAGCTGCCCTTACTGCCTGGGACTCAGTTGATAAGTAAACCTCTTGCAAAGCCATTTCTGGGCGAATAGGGTACTTCCCTCACCCTGTTACTTGTCACATCCTAATGTGCTTGTTCAGTTTTGTGTCAGTCTCCTCACTGGACTGAATTTCTCCTGGTGAGAATTTAACTGTTAGATTTGGCTTCCAGTATTTGTGGAAGTACttgctgaatgaataaatgaccTACGGAAGCAAATCCTCAGCTTGGAGGACGCCAGCAAGCAGCCTGCGGTGGAGACACATGACTTGCCCCTGGGATTTCCCTGACCCTGATGCCTCCCAGATTCATCCAGACCTTCCCATAGCAGTGAGCCACACCAAGGTTTTTTGGCAGTCAGCACCATTCATGCCCCAGAGGTCTTAGGGCTTGAGGTGAGGGATTCCTCAGGGAGGAGAAGCAGTAGAGCTGAGCTccgcccccccacacccaccttcTTTTTCAGCTTGTGCCGGGCCCGCTTGGCGGCCCTGGCGCTGTTGGGGACTTTGGGCTCCGTGCTGTTGATGAATTCCAGCAGCTCATCCACATCTCGGTGGTCCACCGCAGGCTCCCCAGGGATCCCGCCCAGGGTGCCCCCCTTCATGGGCAGCTCCTCTTTCCGCCTGGTCAGCCTCGAGCGGAGCTTCTCCCGGATCTCAGTATAATTCCGACTCGTCGGGGCAGCGGgcggctgggggaggggaggtgctgACGTTACTCCCTGGGCCTGGGAGGCCTGTGGCACTCCCACCCGCTGGCACCAAGTATGTGGTGAGAAGCCAGATAATTATTGTCTCTAACATCGGCCACCAAGGCCAAACAGCTTCATCCTCAGTAAGCCCTGAGCTGAAGCAGTGGCAGGTAGGAAGACGAGGGCAGAGCTTGGTGACCAAGGACTGGGGAGCCAGGGAAGCAGGTTTGAGCCCAGGCTTCATCACTTGGAAGCTGTATGACCTTGGGTGAGTCACTCAGTCTTTGTGAACCTCAATTTTGTCACCTCTAAAATGAAGATAGCAATGCCTAGCTCAAAGGTGACTAGTAATTTTTAATCACTTCCGCGTTTCCTATCCTCAACTGCTCTGCTCTAGCTAACAGCCGTTTAGCAGCCTTTTGTTCTTCTCTTTATCAGACTTCTGAGCTGCTCCCCTATCTAGACACAGCATGTACCCTGACCCAAGCCTTCTTCTTGGTGCCATCTGTGCTCATGGCCTGTCCCTCAGCTGACTGTCACACTTGGGGAAATTTTTGCTTCCACTCTGCACAAGCCTTCGCTTCTCTGGGattacacacgtacacatacccATCAGAACCATAGCTTTCTCTCTgccacttcctttccttttgcctaaagaaaaaaagtcaatctTAAGAGAAACCAGGAAAAGAGCACGGCCAACAAAACTTTAAGAAGTCCCAACCTCACAAATGTGCCTCTAGGCTGAAGCAAGCAGACTTAGGTGCAAGGACTCCGGGTCCCAGTATGGCAGTCACTGCCGTGAGCCAGGGCTCTGTCCTCTGCCCCCTGGCTGCCCAGCCCTCTCTGCCCAGGCAGGCTCACTCACCGCATTGTGGCCGAAGAACTCACAGTAGCAGCAGTCACAGAACTTCCCATCGCGTGGGTGGGTGGAGGACGAGGTGCAAGAGCTGCGCTCAGAGCTGCTATCCTCTTCCTCGCCCAGACCCTCATCTGCCTCACAGGCCAGGCCACTGTGTGCAAATTTGTGCCCCTTGCACCCAGGGTCCCTGCTGCAAGGGAGAAGGGCCCAGAGGTGAGAGTGGGTGGTGTAGGCAGAGAATACAGCAGGAGCCTAGAAAAGTCCCCCAGTCCCCAGCCACCATTCCAACTGCCCTTTTCCTGCCATGTCAGTGCCTCTTGTAAAGAGCAGAGCCTGGTAAGAGTCCCCGCTGCCTCTTGGCATTGCAAGTGCAAACACTGACCCTGTGCAAGCTTCCCACATGCCCCTCTCTGAGGGCACTGTGTGGATACCTCTCTAGCTTGCTGTTTTATCAAGCCATGTAATCACAGGCTGTTCATCATTGTTGTTTAAAACTAGGCAGTGTGCCACCTGCCTTCTGGAGTCTCACCAGACAACACGGCAACCCTGACCAGCAAGTGCTCAGTAAACAGGAATCTGAACTGACTCATGGGCATTGGGCTCCTCCGGTAAAGCCTCAAATGACCAAAGACAACACTGTTTCTTCTACTTTCCCAGGGTCCTCACAACACACTTGAGTCTTGCTTGTATCTGTGTCAGCAGAGCTCCTGCATCAAGAGCTCTGTGATAAGGAAATGCAGATGCATCTCCTGGGGCCACAGACCACAAGAGCTACTCTTGCTTGGATCCAGAACCCATGCTCAGCATGACAGCTAGCCATCCCTGAAGTCCTGTAAGAACCAGAGCCATTCTCCCCACTTAGTAGCTGTGGAGACACAGGCTCAGAGCATTTGACTGCTCTGTCCCACAGGCTCCCTGTGCACAGAGGTCATCCTTCCTTCATTTACATTCTGCGCCTAGACTCTAGCAATGACTTGGGAAACTTATAAACGATACTTCCCCAAGGTAAGAAGGAAACaggctagctgggtgtggtggtgtacccttgcgatcccagcacttgggaggcagaggcaggtggatatctgtgagttcaaagtcagcctgatctacagagtgagtctaggacagccatggctacacagagaaaccttgtctcgaaaacaaaaacaaaaacaaaaacaaaaaaaaaaaaaggaaaaagctttaggtcaggacttttttttcccccccaagacagggtctctctgtaaccttggctctcTGTAACcttgcactcactctgtagaccaggctggacttgaactcacaataatctgcctctgcttcccaagtgctgggattaaaggcatgggctgtCACCACCTGGCAGGCCAGGACATCTTTAGATGTTGATTATAATGCAAAAATGATGGAATGACCTAAATGTTCTGCAACTGGAGACCAGCAAAATGAACTACTAAtattctccagccccaaatattgAGTATGAAGAATAAAACACGGGAACACAGTACTACTTAATGAAAACTGCAAGACCCAAGTCTGTACTGGCATCATCAACACCATGTGAAAGACATGAGACAAGTCGAGTGGTGGCAGCAGAGTGCTGAGACCTCAGACTGAGGAATACAGATACACAACAGACAGTGCCAACCTACAAAACACCTGCCTTCAGCACATATCCTTTCAAATACAGGCTAGCAGAGCCACAGAGCTTCTCTAGGGCTCTAAACAGCCCAGATCTATTCAAATACAGGCCTGTCACAAGACTAGTTCTCTTAGTTAAAACATTGGGAATGAGCAGGTGTGATAATCcaccctaatcccagcactggaggcagaggcaggtggatctgagttggaggctagcccagtctacagagcaagttccaggacagccagggctacaaaagcaaaagcaaaaccattGGCAATGCCTCAATGTCCAGGAATGGGAGAACATAAAATTACGCTACAGGTATACAGTAGGATGTAGGATACttaaggggttttgttgttgcttctccaagacaaagtttctccgtgtagccttggctgttctggactcactttgtagaccaggccggcctcgaactcacagcgttcagaccacctctgcctccctgtgtgctgggattaaataaaggtgtgtgccactgcacctggctggatACTTAAGTTTTAAAAGGAGTTTTAATTAGAGAAATGAACATGATATTTAAGAAGTGTTGCTACACAGGTCAGAGGGGGTAaaaacacttgtaatcccagtaggAGGCAGCTACGCCAAGAGGACCACAGTTAGAAGGCTAgcttgggttacatagcaagatccaatctcaaaatgaaaattaaaaattgctattataaaatgtttatcaAATATAGACCAAATGCTGTCATTTACATCCAGAAGTATCTTGAAGAAAACAGGCCACAGTGCTGGAAGTTTTTCTTTAGGTTGTGaagactcttttctttttttatatctgAATTGttctaagctttaaaaaaattataattgggaaaacaatgaaaaaccCCTTAGTTtagaacttatttatttttggtgctgaggatcaaacatGTGCATGCTAAGACTGTGCTCTAAATACACAGCCACTTCTTCCAGCCCAGTCTCTACATTGTGACTTCCATCCCAACAGTGTTCTTGGCAAGTTTTCCAAACTCTTAAGCTCCAGCGAGCATGGAGTGGTGCCCTTCACGCCACTCACTTACCTGTGAGTGCTAGGGAGTGGCTGAGAGCTCggtggtgggaggagaggccCACCGCAGTGCCCGCTGCAGGGGTGGCTGCACCCTGAGAATGGTGGAGGCATCTTCAGGAGTGGCATGCTGGTGGAGGGCAAATGGGGGCTCTGACATGGCCCTGGGGGGTGGGTAGCAGTGGCAGCAGCCACAGGGCACTCTGAAGCCTGGGCAGGGAAAGGTGCTGCTGGGGTGGTGGGCGGCAGGTGTGGGTGGGACGGCGAGCTGAAGGAGCCAGGGTGAGAAGGAATCAGAGatgctgggtggggtgggtggccGGTGGGGCTGTTAGGGGGAGCAGTGAGGTCTGAGTGCTGGTGGTGCTCCGAGACAGGGAAAGCCTCACCTGTAGGTGGAGGGGAAAAAGATGGGTCAGACCTGGAAGGCTCACTGCCACATCTTCCTGTTTACTGTGGCCAGAGGGCATAGCCTCTCAGCACAAGGCACCCTGAAGAGTGTGTGGGTAGGAGCTCTGTTGGGCGGGGCTTGAGCAACCCAAGCCCAGGGAAGCTACAACCGAGCTGCTGCATGAATAGCGGATGCCCCTACAGTTTCTCTGAGTCCTTCATTCTTGGGCATTCCTTAGGCTGAGAAAGGCAATCATAGGAAGCAACCTTGGGATCTGCCTCTGGGTCACATGGACCAGAGCAGTCAAGGTGTGCTTGACTCCTAAGGCTCCAGACTTCTGACTGAAGTAGGAAAAAGCTCTGAAAACTCTTCAGCTCATGGACCAAGATAATGGATTATGAAGTCAGTTCACATATTTGAGGACAGCACCATTTGAAGAGCTCCACCCTCCATTACAAGTCCAGCATTAATACTCCAAAGGCTTTCCCTCTGGTCCTGAGCATTGGCAGTTTATGGGAGATTCCTGTAGTCTGCCAACCTGCCGGTCTCTCGTGGGGTAAACACAGTGTTGTACACCTCTCCTTTGGGTAGACAAAAAGAGGTCCAGGGAGGCCGAGGAAGGAGAGGCGGCCCAGGTTGGTGTCCAGGATCTAAGACTCACTTCCCTAAAGACTTTCCCAGGCTACTTGTTCCTCAGTATAGGACAACTACGAGGGCAAAGTTTCCTCCATGGGCAGTATTTTGTAACTTCAGTCTTGCAGAACGTCTTCCAGAAATAGTCAAGGTCTAGGTTGTCCCTGTTGCCATCAGAACAAGTTCATGCTTACTTATTTTAATAACCAAATTCCTCACTGACCAGGCCAAAGTAGAAAGGCAAACAGCTAGCTACATAGAAGGGGGCCCAGTACTTTCCAAAGCTTGAAGACTCACCAGG
It encodes:
- the Fam193b gene encoding protein FAM193B isoform X1, yielding MTRRRSRPSGGAGRRERARAAGLQKPQAPEPQPPPSLEAGAGAGAGPPEVPAEPDRDGPKEEDEPKLAPGPQVPPTSSQSVQTCCLLCHRERKGWEEGPSHNGLVLQGEKLPPDFMPKLVKNLLGEMPLWVCQSCRKSMEEDERQTGQEHAVAISLSHTSCKSQSCGGDSHSSSSSSSSSSSSSSSCHGNSGDWDPSSFLSAHKLSGLWNSPHSSGAVPGGSLGSPGEAFPVSEHHQHSDLTAPPNSPTGHPPHPASLIPSHPGSFSSPSHPHLPPTTPAAPFPAQASECPVAAATATHPPGPCQSPHLPSTSMPLLKMPPPFSGCSHPCSGHCGGPLLPPPSSQPLPSTHSRDPGCKGHKFAHSGLACEADEGLGEEEDSSSERSSCTSSSTHPRDGKFCDCCYCEFFGHNAPPAAPTSRNYTEIREKLRSRLTRRKEELPMKGGTLGGIPGEPAVDHRDVDELLEFINSTEPKVPNSARAAKRARHKLKKKEKEKARLAADAVTQVNRVSGSQEPRPARERLLEWPDQELDRVNSFLSSRLQEIKSTVKDSLCASFSMCELSMDSGGFKEGTMEAHPQTLTPSDLNDSEQQPDINLDLSPLTLGSPQSHTLQVPSEPVPPWAERRDPRPPWTEVRGPSPGTPENGLVRRLNTVPNLSRVIWVKTPKPGNPSSEESSKEVPSCKQELSEPVATGGKPRKSKRQGSQAKKSEASPASWPPADPEAPAAKSQISSTKQPGKGPEPVKVGSCVEPGEGSRGSQPGPSWADSPTVDKKDSYWQNWAGEAKARTLEQEPVQTPGPARPQSLSQGKGRSRRSRNKQEKSASSLDDVFLPKDLDGVEMDETDREVEYFKRFCLDSAKQTRQKVAVNWTNFSLKKTTPSPAQ
- the Fam193b gene encoding protein FAM193B isoform X4; translation: MTRRRSRPSGGAGRRERARAAGLQKPQAPEPQPPPSLEAGAGAGAGPPEVPAEPDRDGPKEEDEPKLAPGPQEKEKARLAADAVTQVNRVSGSQEPRPARERLLEWPDQELDRVNSFLSSRLQEIKSTVKDSLCASFSMCELSMDSGGFKEGTMEAHPQTLTPSDLNDSEQQPDINLDLSPLTLGSPQSHTLQVPSEPVPPWAERRDPRPPWTEVRGPSPGTPENGLVRRLNTVPNLSRVIWVKTPKPGNPSSEESSKEVPSCKQELSEPVATGGKPRKSKRQGSQAKKSEASPASWPPADPEAPAAKSQISSTKQPGKGPEPVKVGSCVEPGEGSRGSQPGPSWADSPTVDKKDSYWQNWAGEAKARTLEQEPVQTPGPARPQSLSQGKGRSRRSRNKQEKSASSLDDVFLPKDLDGVEMDETDREVEYFKRFCLDSAKQTRQKVAVNWTNFSLKKTTPSPAQ
- the Fam193b gene encoding protein FAM193B isoform X3, with amino-acid sequence MQRPDEDEAWRKMRLALQTLHRAAGDSGRLVQPEGMALDSLLVESLELCIRDPGCKGHKFAHSGLACEADEGLGEEEDSSSERSSCTSSSTHPRDGKFCDCCYCEFFGHNAPPAAPTSRNYTEIREKLRSRLTRRKEELPMKGGTLGGIPGEPAVDHRDVDELLEFINSTEPKVPNSARAAKRARHKLKKKEKEKARLAADAVTQVNRVSGSQEPRPARERLLEWPDQELDRVNSFLSSRLQEIKSTVKDSLCASFSMCELSMDSGGFKEGTMEAHPQTLTPSDLNDSEQQPDINLDLSPLTLGSPQSHTLQVPSEPVPPWAERRDPRPPWTEVRGPSPGTPENGLVRRLNTVPNLSRVIWVKTPKPGNPSSEESSKEVPSCKQELSEPVATGGKPRKSKRQGSQAKKSEASPASWPPADPEAPAAKSQISSTKQPGKGPEPVKVGSCVEPGEGSRGSQPGPSWADSPTVDKKDSYWQNWAGEAKARTLEQEPVQTPGPARPQSLSQGKGRSRRSRNKQEKSASSLDDVFLPKDLDGVEMDETDREVEYFKRFCLDSAKQTRQKVAVNWTNFSLKKTTPSPAQ
- the Fam193b gene encoding protein FAM193B isoform X2, which codes for MPKLVKNLLGEMPLWVCQSCRKSMEEDERQTGQEHAVAISLSHTSCKSQSCGGDSHSSSSSSSSSSSSSSSCHGNSGDWDPSSFLSAHKLSGLWNSPHSSGAVPGGSLGSPGEAFPVSEHHQHSDLTAPPNSPTGHPPHPASLIPSHPGSFSSPSHPHLPPTTPAAPFPAQASECPVAAATATHPPGPCQSPHLPSTSMPLLKMPPPFSGCSHPCSGHCGGPLLPPPSSQPLPSTHSRDPGCKGHKFAHSGLACEADEGLGEEEDSSSERSSCTSSSTHPRDGKFCDCCYCEFFGHNAPPAAPTSRNYTEIREKLRSRLTRRKEELPMKGGTLGGIPGEPAVDHRDVDELLEFINSTEPKVPNSARAAKRARHKLKKKEKEKARLAADAVTQVNRVSGSQEPRPARERLLEWPDQELDRVNSFLSSRLQEIKSTVKDSLCASFSMCELSMDSGGFKEGTMEAHPQTLTPSDLNDSEQQPDINLDLSPLTLGSPQSHTLQVPSEPVPPWAERRDPRPPWTEVRGPSPGTPENGLVRRLNTVPNLSRVIWVKTPKPGNPSSEESSKEVPSCKQELSEPVATGGKPRKSKRQGSQAKKSEASPASWPPADPEAPAAKSQISSTKQPGKGPEPVKVGSCVEPGEGSRGSQPGPSWADSPTVDKKDSYWQNWAGEAKARTLEQEPVQTPGPARPQSLSQGKGRSRRSRNKQEKSASSLDDVFLPKDLDGVEMDETDREVEYFKRFCLDSAKQTRQKVAVNWTNFSLKKTTPSPAQ